TTCAAATAGGATTGGAGCTTTTAGGAAAGGATCAAGGTGGCTCTCAAgggataataataaattgcgcGAGTATTTTTGGTTTCATGGGATGGCCTGAAGATCCATTTCCGGTTTATTGCAAGAAAGAACCAATTATAGAAGTGACGAGAGATTTCGCGGTATCTTACATTATCTATATAATCGTGCAAATGAAACTATTCGCTTTGTATCTATTATTTGCGCTTCTGGTATCTATTATTGTTGAATGATACGTGTTTTACTCtacattaaagaaaaattataagggGGAAGAAAAGGATGTTCGTGTTGTGGCCCTTTGTCCAACGAACAAATGTTTCTCCAATATTGGACTAGCAGATTTTCCAGAACCTATCCCAAATAAAACAATGAACGAAATGCCAATTTGTATACCGCATTCGTAAGTTAAATTTCATCGTCGTATGGTTATTATTAAcgctaataaaatatagataaattatattatttattgttatgtTGTAGCAACGAAATAGAAATTCATTCtacaattgaaatatatattgttatatgttatttattctgactttttgttttatttatacttataaaaatatcgatagtATAAAATAGTTTACGAACACACGTCTATGTGCAGCAAGTATCACATAGGAACTGCTTTGAGCTATATACTAGCGTGGGCAAAGAACGGGAGTGCATGGCTTGTAGAACCAGCAATCAGTGTGCATCAAATTCCTCGATTAATTCACTTCCCGGAGAAAGAAGGTGAACGAGTCGACTCTAAAGTCTATGAGGCACAAGTAAAATCAATCTcttttcaaacttttatttcaatctacgttactttcctttttttcttcttttcttctcttacgCGTTTGATTGTTCGATAAGCTCGCTTTTAATGCGTTTGATGTTACAATTTGAAGAGTATTATAGTAACGTTATTCATCTTATCGTTAGCTGCAGTAAATATACGACGAAAAGTACGAATGAATATTGCTtacagttatataatttaGTGCAGGaagaatgaataaaaatatcatcagATATCGAGTTCTTGgaattaattgaatatttcagATCATTCGGATCTTTATATCGCCAATATTAGAATGTTAATGAATATTACGAAagtgaatattaatatttaatgcatGCACGTAAAAGTAATAGAAAGATGCGCATCGATGATTAGACAGATTAGAAAAATGAGTCTCTATTTACTAATATCATGttacatattaataaatatattttttcgtaagaataaaaaagttttATGACAATACTAGCCTTGTCCAGTGAAAATAGAACTACCATGCGTCAAACCTGGGGACTGTGTACccaaaaaaaaacaaatgtgtgcaaaaaagaaatggaaagacGGTGATAAAAAATGACCTCTTCCAACGGCGTAAGTAATTTtaacatttgaaaataatatgtttatacaattaaattaaaaatattccttcGATTGTCTGACAAATTTGAGAAATCTGGATATATTTAAACTCTCCCCTTCActtttctctaattttttatcttacCGTATACTTAGTTTTTCTCTAAGCTAATTGGATAttcagatttttattaaaaaagaacaatAATCAAAGAATAGTCTTTTTATTACGATGAGATGCGGGTTTCAAAATCATACAACAGAGGAAAAGATTTAAAcgttcaatttaataaatttatagcaCAATTTACACGTGTGAAATTGCAAAGGAGTTACCACTTTtccgatttcgatgattttcaaATACGTTATAGGAATCAACATTTTGAACATCCTTTGCCTATACATATAACCGTTGATTAATTGTCCTAttagtttctaaaatattcaaattccgGTTGGATCAAGATCTGCGCAAGAAAAGACTAATCTAAATTCAAATCCAGTACGTTGATGATATTCGTTAAGTTATAACAGAAATTTCTTACAGCTTCGCGTACGCAGTTGTGCACGGGGCTTTAAGCTTGCACAACCCTCGCTACGCGTACCGTAGACGGAAGATAAGAGTTAGATTTCATTTGGATTTGACCAATCAATACCGACCTATGCGCTGCCACAGACGTACAACTATGAGGGTTGTCCAAAAAGTACTACCCGTTTACATCCAGAAGCCATGTAAAACGATGAAATGCACTTACAAAAAGGCCATCCAGCTTCATTCGTGTATTGGCGTGAGTCATACAAAATTGTCTGTTTAAATATTGAACATCGTGGTTGTATCAGTCATTCAAAACGACGATGCGAACTAAAAATACCACCGATGACATTTTTTTATGCTTCTGGAATGCCGAAAGGATTCTTGCAAAAGGAATTCACCGTTGATTTACAGCAGTTAGCGGTGATAGAGCTATAGATGTTTGAATTATTATGGATGGATGAATTATTGAATTCAATAGGGACAGAAAAATTGTACGCGATACGTAAGTTCAAAAAGGTCTCATTGCAAATGATATTCATTgcagttttttttttgcaaaactTCAAGAGTCAAACTTGAACGATAATGTTTCGCAAAAAAGGAACGGTTTGAACGATTGCGTAAGAGTgtgattaataatttccattatatcattttcaaataaaactaataataagAGTATAGTGAACTGGCTACAGAAGCGTGTAACGAAGGTACAGAAAaattcgtataacgttattacgatGAATGTTTAAGTATGTTTAAGCTGATGGttgtattgaaaaataactTATTATGTATGTCAAAATTACAAATCAAGAAATCTTCTTAAAATGAATCTGTATGCTTATTCCAAAACGGGTATTACTTTATCCATGACCTTCGTACAAGCAGAGCACGTTGTTGCGATACTGAGTTTTTCTACCGAATATCTCGGAAACCAAAGTCGATCGTTgattatatgtataggaaaaaGCTTTGCAAATGTTGAGCAACGAAATCATCGACAGTTTCGCCATTTACACGATACAACTGGCGTATATAAACGATTTTTCGATGACAAGGAGTATCGACAATCGcttcaaaataataattatagtaaCGAATATCATCGTACATCATGATGTACGTCGATGTTTCTCAAACCTTTCGATACTGCTTCCttcttaatataataatcaagCAAATTCTGCCGAAGTATAATATAGATAAGTACTTCGaacgaaatggaaaaagaaacataggtaaaactgtttttaattttgtccGTCTTCGctgaatataaatttgaaaaatatgagaaatttttatttatgactTTGACTGTCGAACGAACCTAATACAATCGTGGCAAAGTGTTCAactttcttaaattaaaagtaGCGCTACTTTTGGGTGACCAGAAAACTAACGACGTGTTACATGAAAATGTTACATAAAATAACGTCTGTACGCGAGAATATTAacgataaaagtaattttcaaaTGCTCCCAAAATATTCAAGGTTGAAAAACACTgaactatttatatatatgtatataagtaCGTATGTAGCTGAAAgctgtatacgtatatagtaAGATCATAAATTGAAACGTTAAACTTTTAACGGTAATACCGATCGATCTAGCCACGTTCAGGGTTGCAAGAGAATTGTTTACctgtttgtttaaaaaaaagaaatagttccGAGTGACAATATTGTACAAGCTTGAACAAACTTCGAGATTTTTATCTCCCCTGTTGTTGAAATGTTTCAACattcaacaaatattttgatcAACAAgtgtataaattttaatttagcgACCTCGCTATATCATTTCTAgctacgatatatatatatatatatatatagatatcttTTGTTTGTTTACATATCGAATCACTTGTAGACATATTTCAATTCAAAATATCTCGACACATCCATATTTCTTCATCTAGAAAGTAATCTATGTTGTATAACTGTCATTTGTATACCTAAAACTGTACACAAGTACTAGACCTATAAATAGGATGTTTTGGAAACTTCAATGTAAACGATTCAGAGTAAAAGACTCTATTTGAACTTTCGACAGTGtttgattatatataattatattatttttaagaattttccCAATAAGTGATTGAAAGAGTGCTGAAAGAATGAATGTGAAACACGCAATTGTATTGATCGTGGGAGGAGGAAGCGGTATCGGTTGCACCTGTGCTGAAGAGTTTTTGAGTTCCAAGGCTGAGGTAAATCTTTGTTGACTGTAAAAATTTGGTTGATGGCAaggatgaaaatttaaatttaaatttgttagaTACGTTCGCAATCTGGTTATCTTCGttcatgtattaaatttacCGAAATGAagagaattttgaaataaaaaaatatcctGATAGAAAATCtggtaatttatattcaaattgtGTTCATAATTTTGTTCAGTTCGTGGGAATTTTGGATTTACCAGACTCGAATGGAAGAGTCGTAGCAGATACATTGGGCATTCAGCATGGTTCACACCGTGTGGATTTCTTCGCCTGTGACGTCACAAACGATGAGCAAGTAAATTGTAAGATACGATAAGTAACAAGAGTAAATCGAAGCTTATTtcattagaaaaaaatatcaaaatcaaTAGATCGATTTAATTTAAACAGCGAGCTTCCAAAAGATCGCGCAATTGTTAGGGAGTATCGATATTCTCATCAATAGCGCAGGAGTTTTGACCAACGGAGCAGACTGGCAACGCATGATAGATGTGAATGTCGTAAGTATATCACCGTATAcgttttaaattgtaaataaataaattcaactaTTACTTACAAAtgtggatgtttatgcattcaTGGGAAATTAGACATACTAGTAAAAATTAGATACCGTacatgcaaaaataaatacaacacTCAGCtagttatttttttaatgaacttTTCAACAACCAAGTAATTAATCGCGATAGAGTCGatcaatttcatttctatgTGATTCTATTAACTATTCGTTTCCACGCTAATTAATAATCATTGCAGACCGGACTCATACGTATGACTTTAAAGGGCATCGATCTAATGGGTAAACACAAAGGTGGTAAAGGTGGTACAATAGTAAATATTTCCTCCATGGCTGGTCTCGCACCTGTAATTTATTATCCAATTTATGCTGCAACGAAACATGCCATCGTTGGACTCACCAATAGTTTAGCGGTAAAACTAGTTTTAaagaacacacacacacacacacacacacacacatacatacacagtTTCTTAAAGcgtgatatattatacaattattatactattaaataattaaataatttgaacaatatttaaaagattaatatcgacgttacaacgatcgattaaattgtggaaacattaaaatatgcTTAAAATATACTATTCTTTTATACAGCTCAGTTACAACGAAACTGGCGTTCGTATGATGCTGATGTGCCCTGGCCGTACAAACACTCCTTTGATCACAAAATTGTACGACTTTGAAAATCCACATTTAAGTTTCCTTAACGTTAATAGAGCGGTGATGTGTTTGAGAACAGCGGGTAACCAACCgtaagtattttaaaaaatatgaaatagcCGTCTCGGaatcataataatttaatatttaatactcgTATAGTGGGTTTAATCTATTAatcgaaatgtaaaatatctatACAACTAAACTCACAACAAtctaaaagtaataattttttaacaagcACGAAGCAATTGTCGTTAGAGTATTCATGTTGTTAATGGAGTTTTctgaaataaatacgtaataatgattattcttttctttattgaaaataataagcgAGAAAGATAAGATTCTTCGGTAGTTTTAGACGTTTAGCgacttatataaaaataattattaatttctacttatctttcattttcataggTCAGAGTGCGTGGCCAAAGCAGTAATCCGGTTGATGGAGAAAGGAGGAAATGGCTCTATATGTTTGGTACATGATGGGCAACCACCTTATGTCGTTAATGTTCAGACACTTGATAATTTGGTGAGGCGTCCCCTTTAGAGATAAACTGTATGATATTTGCGAAATCTATAAGTGTAAATCACGTAAAGTTCCTGTGATTTCTTATTCATCGATAATacgataattttatcgatcgtcgccttaatatttaattttgatcAATCGATATATTTCGCGATTGATAACAAATACATTAATACATTATCGCAAATTATCCTAAATGCAAATGTATTAATCACGCTTATGGACTGCcaaagtaaaaattttctatattgttttgtgaaaatatttttataaagttttgtaaaataaaatattagcaAATGCAAAAATGGAAACGAGAATGTTCTTTTTTCACAATGTGATCTTCgtaacgtaattttatttcatcttatTCGTCCCTTACCGATCGAATCTAATAAAATGATTACACTATgaatatttgtacaaattcACATTTTTGCAAATACTGATAGACAAGTGAAAGTTCAGTGCGAATGTACTTtatcttaaaaatattgtgTGACGCGTTTTGATCTTGTCATGTGTTCACACGAATCGCTAAATTCCATCAGAtacaagaatttaaaaaagaaattaattttaagctGCAGTTACCTTATTTACCATAAAAAGTCTATCGTAATGGAGCACTTGCGAAGGATCAAGtaaattcgaataataattgttaaaatcattaaaaaccACTATACTATTTGAAATTGTAGATTATAAGAAActcgtatttttaatataacgatctcattaaatgtattttttctttacattCTCAAAGTTTCCTTTGATAAATGTCTTGAATAATTCCATATATCAGATTCAGATTTTATCTATTTCTTATCTAATTTATCTCTATATCTTTTCACCAAGTTTTAAGTCGAAAGATTACATACATACTTATATAACAGTTAGCTATTTttaacgagtatactcgtcataaagaaattgcaatattttgtattacgaCGAGTCCTgttagtaataaaattaaaatgtaaaatagtcATTTCCTTGTAACTAAATTCTATATTGTAACAGCCACACGTACTctgtgtttgacgagtatactcgtcgtcgctTACTTTTCGCGACACGTTTTAGGTACACGCTTGTCAAACAGGTCGCAACAGCTAATTGGTTAATCATACGCAGACTCCCTCAAATATTTTGACAATTTCGTATGCACCAACCTAATATGCACTTTTGcgagcaaataaatatttcctgtATAATACTTCTGCTTTTAGGCGAAAGCCCAAAAGTTGCCATAGTTTTAGAGATAGATTATATAACGCAGTGTAATATAACAAAGTGGATAAGAGGGGAGGTAGGTACATAAGAAAAGAGTTTAGATAGATATAGACAAGCAAAAGAGTTTAGAGTTTAGCTAGATAGATATAAGGGAGGAGGCAATAAGGGGATAACGCCATAAGActgagaaaatgtaaaaagcgtAATAGGTAAACGAGATGTAAAACCGAAAACTCGTCCAAAGTCGAAAGGCACGGactaagtaaaaataaaataataaatgataaataataataatacttctCCTCTTACGCAGCGTTGTAACTCAATAAATCGACAGAAATAAACACGGCGTTTGCGGATACCATGGCACCTCGTGCCGAATTTTTTCTCCATCGATCGGCGTATAATTCGATCCTGTTTACCCGCAGATTCGCGGTCGCGTTACCCGTCAGATGACCACGAGAGACATTCGATCTCGGTACGATTGATTCTCGATTTCTCGTGTTTCATCGGTCACCGTTGTCATCTGTCGCCGTAAGAGCCAGCCGCCAGGATATATTCGATTCGCCAGGTTTCGCGCGTGAACACCGTCGTATCCGGTGAGAAATAAAACGGGGAAACATTCGTTTCTTTGCCAACGATCGATCATGAACATCGAGGGTAAGATCGCGCTCGTCACCGGCGGGGCGAACGGAATTGGCTTCTGCGCCGCCCGGAAACTCCTTCGAAATGGAGCGAAGGTaataaaacttaataaattGTATCAACGATGGTTATATAGTAGATCCAGAGAGTTTCGATTCTTAATTTCGTTATGTTTTTTCGCTCATTTTCCacacaattatatttttctaacgttAGGAGATATCCTaagtttcaagaaaatatGGAAACATAGTTATTGGTACGCATAGCTTGTCTACTCGATTCTATGTTGAATATCATCTTTGATCGTACAAATCATGTTTGTTACTAGAAGGAGAGCGAGATTGAAACATAGAAAGTTGTTGAAAATTGTAGCAGCGTTAAGAATCGAAATCCTCATAACCTGACTATTCGTCTTAATCCATTTAGGAGCAATAacttatataatgttacgcaCACATATAGCAGCACTTTGATTATCCCAACTGATTAATCAcgatcaattaaaatatacagtagataataaattaattttaacatcgTGGCCAAAGTGTTCCGTAGGATTGAGAATAGTAGATTGCAAATAGCTTTGTATGTAGGTGCCAACCTTTATTGAGAAATGACACACAAGTCGCGCGCAATTAACTTGATCTTTGATTTTTGCCAAGTTCCCTATTCATCtgtgttgaagtgatcgccacttctaagaaaactctacatctgatcttcggttttctcaaaCGCTGAGgccatcgatagcgcatagacgaAAGAATGCGTCATGTGCGATGTTGGCTTCGGGGTTtttttagtctcagggtaacattgctagcgtgcggatctggaccagcttacattgcattccacactttgtactttaatattcacaatatatatatacttacaataccttacaatttacccacgcaTTTCTTTGATTCCACATACTTCAAATAACCTTGACAATCTGAAAGAATGTGTTCTAAAATTAGTatagagaaaaatatgtatgtgtgtacataattccaattataaatgattataTCAATAAATACCAGATAAGAATTTTTTCTCGATCTTATCTGAAAGTTTGGTGATAACattcaaaaagaaaatataagattAGCTTATCGATCGATCAGGTAAACATCGTAAGAATACTACACGTCTAAAATCAGGACTTGGAAGAGATTTTTGAAAACAGTACGAAGGACCACCCTAAGAGTTCGTACAAATTCTTCACCTCTGCTTCGAAAATAACGAATTCCATGGGGAAGTCGCGAGGATCGTTgagattttaattcttttggAATAACGTTCCAATCGGTAACCCTAGAAGACTGAGATTGTCGATCGACAAGCTGACTCCTgggaggagaagaagaaagtcaATTGGGGGTAAACATGATTTTCAAGCGACTACATCGATAATCACAGTCATTCGGATTACAGTTCAATTTCAAGATCAAGTTTATCTGTAGAGTCTATTTTTGACTTCGTAcacgaatttttaattcaaaattgAGTTAAAAGACTCGATCATACACGTGTTTCGATTAGATAAGATTGAGTGGCCCTTCTGTCCCTACCAATCCTTTTTCAtccaattttttcaaattcgtaTGGACATAGAAGTGTTCTATGGTAAATGTGCAAATTCTCTGAGCAAAGCAGCTGAGTGTGATAAGTGtacttttatgtattttaggCGGTAGCTCTGTTGGATCTAAACGATTCCGGTGGTGAGAGCGCAGCCGCTGAATTGAACAACGAGTTTGGCAAAGACCGCGCCATCTTCATCGCCTGCGATGTGTCGAAGAGCGAGAAACTTAAAGGTACTTGCaaattattaaagttttctttattcttgATAAGATTTAGATTGCTTAAATACGATTATCGCAGTCGTAAGAAACGAGAACACGCAACAAAAGGAAAAATCATAATAAGCGACACATCTCGAAAGCATGTTCCAGCATAATACtgaaataaatctatataagCTGGAGCCAATGGAACGATCGTTTTCTTCTAAATCAATGCTGTCAAACAAACGACGATCACAATAGAAAATTTCGTTAAGATGATTGTTACATAACATAGTTcaaagttttaaaaattaccacgaatgaaatgataaaaagCTAAatgatactttatatattgtacTTACGtagtttttatgtattcatatATATCTAGATATTTTTTGCTCATTAACATAAACATGAttcaatttgtaataaaatttgcattttacgAATCCATATGCGTTCCTAATATTTATCGAGTGTAAGAATGCAGAAATTTATGTCCAATAATTTATTGATACactactttttaaattaacctTTATATAGCGttgtaatacataatatttatcattaaatttaatttatacgcAGAATCGTTCAAAAAAGTTATCGACATGTACGAGACACTAGATATTCTCGTAAACATCGCGGGCATTATGGATGACGCGGATTGGGAAATAATGGTCGATGTCAACTACGTAAGAGATTTCTTTatcctttattttctataaatatgtatatatatatatatatatatatatatatatatatatatatatatatatatatatgtcggagtagaattgtttgagttttgattatgggcgtgtaaagaatcttcgcctggattgttcattgtagtttcacaaacaagataacgtttattaacacaaattcAGAAGAAATAGGTTTGAACAATAACAATAGTAACTAAACGCTGATAGCAATGATcttagattcgatatagcgaatccacggtccacgggctcacttttattaaactcagaatagaatttctacacacaaaagtatcgctcacaatgacgctctttatattgctctctagacgatgtgtcactcaccaaggagatcTCAAGAATAATCGAGTAaaggaaactttcttttccttacggTTGCGTTggctttgtttaacgttggcctgggataccaacaaactgttaccgttgctaggcagactcgcataactgcgacattgctcttgcccagggtttgattgttaatacaacgtgtgtctcacaatattggtacttttctgttaggtgaAACATTCATctcgtgaccgcggctacgctcggcgaccggttgtcgcctcgagcctaagctcattgtctcaagtttcgaatgactgtgtctgggttatttcgtgaatgatattgaggcttttccaagcaattccaacgggtgaccccgttgtcctttcatctccgacatatatatatgtcgggttggcgTTGGGACTTTGGTTTGGGGCGTTtaaagaatctgcgcctgggtcgctcatcgtcgttgtacaatcgatgatatcgtTTGTTGTTACAAATACAGGATCAATTACTGGACTcaatactcgaacgataacgACAATGATCGTGgggtcggtatagcgaatccacggcccacgggataaccAATCTACTTTGTTTCAAGATCTCACTCGCACTTCACTTACTCCTCGTGATACCTGTCCCTCGAATTACTCTGTAATTCACACACTAGGTCTCTGGTTAGTAAGACTCCAAGCAAGAGAATGATCTCTCCTCGCTGCCCAGCAAAGCTATATGAGGTGTCCTCACGGCACCAGGTCATCGGATTATTCGGAGCAAATCCCATAACGGGCGTCAGgtatacgggctgatagaaCAAAGGCCACCTGCCAATTGTGTA
Above is a genomic segment from Bombus fervidus isolate BK054 chromosome 4, iyBomFerv1, whole genome shotgun sequence containing:
- the LOC139986199 gene encoding 3-hydroxyacyl-CoA dehydrogenase type-2, translated to MQSRYITSLFINLLDKSSRNLLCKIERCQFHATPITYRKKNRKAKGDDGPKIIKPIYEKSPKPILEPSCKNAIVIGGSEGFGFAAADHLLCKGARIVVVADDDPTEGKVAVRKLCDSYGKNRALFVHYDIKSDCHIQAGLTNALCKLGVIHILFNNLDKERLSLKCPTSTSKQNTTTKTIQIGLELLGKDQGGSQGIIINCASIFGFMGWPEDPFPVYCKKEPIIEVTRDFAKNYKGEEKDVRVVALCPTNKCFSNIGLADFPEPIPNKTMNEMPICIPHSKYHIGTALSYILAWAKNGSAWLVEPAISVHQIPRLIHFPEKEGERVDSKVYEAQPCPVKIELPCVKPGDCVPKKKQMCAKKKWKDGDKK
- the LOC139986192 gene encoding 15-hydroxyprostaglandin dehydrogenase [NAD(+)]-like, encoding MNVKHAIVLIVGGGSGIGCTCAEEFLSSKAEFVGILDLPDSNGRVVADTLGIQHGSHRVDFFACDVTNDEQVNSSFQKIAQLLGSIDILINSAGVLTNGADWQRMIDVNVTGLIRMTLKGIDLMGKHKGGKGGTIVNISSMAGLAPVIYYPIYAATKHAIVGLTNSLALSYNETGVRMMLMCPGRTNTPLITKLYDFENPHLSFLNVNRAVMCLRTAGNQPSECVAKAVIRLMEKGGNGSICLVHDGQPPYVVNVQTLDNLVRRPL